The sequence CATCTGGTCGGCAACTACGGCAGCGGCTGGCAGAACCAGCAAACGGAGTTCGCCAAGTTTCCCGGCGCCATCGTCATGACGTCCAACTGCATTATCGATCCCAATGTCGGCAACTACGGCGATCGCATCTGGACGCGCAGCATAGTCGGCTGGCCGGGCGTCAACCATCTGGAAGGGGATGATTTCAGCCCGGTTATCGCCCAGGCGCAGCGGCTGGCAGGGTTCCCTTACAGCGAGATCGAACATCTGATTACCGTCGGTTTCGGCCGGGAAACCCTGCTGAGCGCCGCCGATACCGTTATCGACCTGGTCGCCCAAAAGAAACTTCGACACGTCTTTTTGGTGGGCGGTTGCGACGGCAGCCGCGCGGAGCGCAGCTATTTTACCGACTTTACCGTCAAGGTTCCCGACGACTGCCTGATTATGACGCTGGCCTGCGGTAAATACCGTTTCAACAAGCTGGATTTCGGCACCCTGGAAGGTCTGCCGCGTTTACTGGACGTGGGCCAGTGCAACGACGCTTACTCCGCCATTATTCTGGCGGTCAAACTGGCGGAGAAACTGGGCTGCGGCGTCAACGATCTACCTCTCAGCCTGGTGCTGTCGTGGTTTGAACAGAAGGCTATCGTCATCCTGCTGACCCTGCTGTCCCTCGGCGTGAAGAATATTTATACCGGTCCGACGGCGCCGGGGTTCCTGACCGAAAATCTGCTGGCGATCCTGAATGAGAAGTTCGGCATGCGCGCCATCACCACGGTCGAACAGGATATGAACGCCATTCTGGCCGCCTGAGGGAGATGATGTCATGACCATGCCGACACCACTTTGTCCCAACCGTATGCAAGTGCATTCGATCATTCAGGAAACCCCTGATGTTTGGACAATAGCGCTGATTAATCACGATTTTTATCCGTATCAGCCCGGCCAGTATGCCCTGGTGAGCATCGCCGACAGTCCTGAAACGCTGCGGGCCTATACGCTCTCGTCATCGCCTGGGCTTAGCTGCTTTATCACCCTGACGGTGCGCCGGCTGGATAAGGGGCTCGGTTCGCGCTGGCTGACGCAAAAGCTGAAACCGGGTGATTATCTGTGGCTGTCGGATGCGCAGGGAGAATTTACCTGCGCGCGCGCCGCCGGCGAACGTTATCTGATGATGGCCGCGGGCTGCGGCGTCACCCCCATAATGTCGATGTGCCGCTGGCTGCTCGCCAATCGACCGCACAGCGACCTGCGGGTGATTTTTAACGTGCGCAATCCGCAGCAGGTTATTTTTGCCGACGAGTGGCGGGAACTGGCGCGGCGTTACCCCGACCGTCTGCAACTGACGCTGATGGCGGAAGAGGATGCGGCGCCGGGTTTTCTCGCCGGGCGGATTACCTACGAGCTGCTATTGGAACTGGCGCCGGATATCGCCGGCCGCACCCTGATGACCTGCGGTCCGGCGCCCTATATGAAGCAGGTAGAGAAGTTCTGTCGGCAGTGCGGCGTGCCGGCGCAGCGCTTCTTTAAAGAGCAGTTCCATGTGGCTGACGGCGCCCCGGATGACGACGGCGACCAGCTTACGCTCACCATCAGCCGCCCGTGGCAAAAACTGCGCGTTCCGGTGGGCGTCAGCCTGCTGGCGGCGCTGGAGGCCAATAAGGCGCCGGTGCCAGCCGCCTGCCGCGCGGGCGTATGCGGAAGCTGCAAAACCCGCATTCTCTCCGGCGACTACCACACCGACAGCACCATGACCCTGACCCCGGAGGAGATCGCCCAGGGCTACGTGCTGGCCTGTAGCTGCCGGTTACAGGGGGATACCGTGCTGGCGTGATACAATGCGCGCCGCCGATCAAGGCGGCGTCACCACAGCCGTTATCGTTCACGGCGCGGCGTACTTCTCCAGCAGGGCGTCGGCGATGGCTTCCGTCTGCGTATCCGCCTCTCCCCGGTAATCCCGCGGACGGAAGTGCATCTGAAAGGCGGCGATAACCTGCCGCTTCTGCCGAGCGCTCATATCATCGCGCACCTGGTAGCCGTAGCGCACCAGCTTCGCCAACAGGCGGTCGGCATCAACCGGCCGGGCGGGGTCGCGGCCGTCAAGATGGAACCTCACCCGCTCCGCCTCCGGCCAGGCGCCGATGCCCGCCCGCGCCAGCTGTTCCCAGGGAAACAGCGGTCCGGGATCCTGCTTGCGCAGCGGGGCGATATCGCTGTGGGCCACCACGTTCTGCGGCGCTATCCCATAGCGCTCGACGATCTGCCGGGCCATATCGCTCAGCACGGCGATTTGCGCCGCGGGAAACGGCGTCCATTTTACCCCGGTCAGCGTACGCCGGTAGCCGGCGTTCTCCAGCTCGATACCGATCGACGAATTATTAAGACGCGTGAATCCGCGCCAGCCGCTGGCGCCGGCGTGCCATGCCGCCTGCGATTCCGCCACCAGTTGCCACACCACCGGCTTACCCCGGTCAAGGGGCGGATGCGCGGGAATAAGATAATGCGCGCTGACGTGTTCGTCCGTCAGCGTGCTCAGCGAGGTGGGAAAATCCTCCGCCGTATAGTGGATCACCAGAAAACGGATGCGCGACTCCTGCGCCTGCGCCCGGTGCGCCGCATCGACTTTATAGCGCCCGAAATCCTTCAGGGAGGAGGCAGACTGGCACCCGGCCAGCAATAGCAACATCAGCATAGCGATGCATTTGGTCATGATGTTCCGACGAGCGTCGGTTTTCCGTATGAAGTGATTAAACAGTGACTAGCGACCGACTTTTACCGCGGTCCCGCTGACGGACACCATCAGCATGCTGCTGTCTTTACCCACGGTTTCATAGTCGATATCAATCCCGACCACGGCATTGGCGCCCAAATCCGCCGCCTGTTGCTGCAACTCTTTAAACGCAATCTGCCTTGCCTTGCGCAATTCTTTTTCATAAGCGCCGGAGCGTCCGCCCACGATGTCGCGAATGCCGGCAAAGAAGTCACGGAAAATGTTGGCGCCGAGGATGGCTTCCCCGGTGACGACGCCGCAGTATTCCGTAATGGTAAAACCTTCCAGATTCGGGGTGGTGGACAAATGCATGGTGGACTCCTTGAACTGTTGATAGACGTAATACCCTATATCACCGCTCTGTTACAGGGCAACTGCGGGATTAAAATAGTCCGCTTCCATGCTTGCCGCGCGCTAATTATCCGCGCGGCTTATTTCCTCCCCGACAAACCCGCTCCGCTCACCGTCAAGCCAGTGTTTTATGCTATTATTTAAGCAATAATTCGCTTATCAGCAAATTTTAACCCGCGGCGATTGCATAAGTATTCTGCCGACGTTAACATTCGCGGCATCAATGGCTATTCAATTCTTACGCATGAGTATTCAACTAAACGGCATTAACTGCTTCTACGGCGCATACCAGGCGTTGTTCGACATTACACTGACCTGTCCGGCGGGCGAAACCCTGGTTTTGCTTGGGCCGAGCGGCGCGGGGAAAAGTTCCCTGCTGCGCGTCCTGAACCTGCTGGAAATGCCGAGTTCCGGTAAGCTGGCGATTGCGGGCAATCAGTTTGATTTCGCCCATGCCCCCGGCGACGCCGCCATTCGCGAACTGCGTCAGAACGTGGGCATCGTTTTTCAGCAATATAACCTCTGGCCCCATCTGACGGTGGCGCAAAACCTGATCGAAGCCCCCTGCCGCGTGCTCGGGCTGAATAAAGATCAGGCCAAAGCCCGTGCCGACAAGCTGCTCACCCGGTTGCGTTTAAATGATTTCGCCGATCGCTATCCCCTTCATCTCTCCGGCGGACAGCAACAGCGTGTCGCCATCGCCCGTGCGCTGATGATGGAACCGCAGGTACTGTTATTCGATGAACCCACCGCCGCGCTGGACCCGGAAATTACCGCTCAGGTAGTGAGCATCATCCATGAGCTGACGCAAACCGGCATTACCCAGGTAATCGTCACCCATGAGGTGGAGTTCGCGCGGAAAACGGCCAGCAGAGTGGTATATATGGAGAACGGACGTATTGTGGAGCAAGGGGATGCCGCTCATTTTGCCCAGCCGCGGACGTCAGCATTCGCCAGCTATTTATCACATTGATTAATTTCAGGAAAACCATGATGAAAAAAGCGATCGTCGCACTATTATTCGCCGGCGCCAGCGTTTCCGCCGGCGCGGCGGAAACCATCCGTTTCGCCACCGAAGCTTCTTACCCTCCGTTCGAGTTCGTTGACGCCGGCAATAACATTCAGGGCTTTGATATCGATCTGGCCAATGCGCTGTGCAAAGAGATACAGGCTACCTGCACTTTCAGCAACCAGGCATTCGACAGCCTGATCCCGGGACTGAAATTCCGTCGTTTTGAAGCGGTTATCGCCGGAATGGATATCACCCCGGAACGGCAGAAACAGGTCGCTTTCACCCACCCCTATTATGACAATTCGGCGCTGTTTATTGCCCATAAAGGCAAAATCGCCGACGTTGGCGCGCTGCAAGGGAAACGCGTCGGCGTACAAAACGGCACCACCCACCAGAAATACCTGATGGATAAGCACAGCGAAATTACCACCGTGCCTTACGACAGCTATCAGAATGCGGTGCTGGACCTTAAAAACGGTCGACTGGACGCGGTATTCGGCGATACCGCGGTGGTGAACGAGTGGCTGAAACAGAATGAAAACCTGTCCGCGGTCGGTCAACCGGTGACGGATAAAGGCTATTTCGGCGTCGGTCTGGGGATTGCGGTTCGTCAGAATAACGATGAACTGTTGAAGAAATTCAACGACGCGCTCAGCAAAATCAAGCAGGATGGTACTTATCAGACCATCTATCAAAAATGGTTCCAGCAGTAATCTGACTCTCAATGATTGAATTTCACCCTCTTGCAGGCGCCGCCGGGATGACCGTCGGCCTTGCCGTTTGCGCGCTGGCGCTGGGGCTTGTCCTCGCCATGCTGTTCGCCATCTGGGAAGCCGCCCGCTGGAAAGCGGTCGGCTGGTGCGGCACCGCGCTGGTAACGCTACTACGCGGCCTGCCGGAAATTCTGGTGGTGCTGTTTATCTATTTTGGCTCCTCCCAACTGCTGCTGATGCTGGCGGACGGCTTTACCCTGAATCTGTATCTGGTGCAGATCCCGGTGCAAGCGGATATCGAGATGTTTGAAGTCAGCCCGTTTCTGTGCGGCGTGATCGCACTGGCGCTGCTGTATGCCGCCTACGCCTCGCAAACGCTGCGCGGCGCGCTGAAAGCCGTGCCGCAGGGGCAATGGGAGTCCGGCCAGGCGCTGGGGTTAAGCAAGTCGGCTATCTTTATCCGCCTGATTATGCCGCAGATGTGGCGTCACGCCCTGCCGGGGCTGGGCAACCAGTGGCTGGTACTGCTGAAGGACACCGCGCTGGTTTCGCTGATCAGCGTCAATGACCTGATGCTGCAAACCAAAAGCATCGCCACGCGGACGCAGGAACCCTTTACCTGGTACGTCATCGCCGCCGCCATTTATCTGGTGATCACCCTGTTCAGCCAGTACGTTCTGAAACGGATTGAACTAAGAACCACGCGTTTTGAACGGAGGCCTTCCTGATGCTCGCTTATCTGCCTGAGCTGCTTAAAGGCCTGCATACCAGCCTGACGCTCACCGTGGCGGCGCTTATCGTCTCCCTGGGGCTGTCACTGCTGCTGACCGTGGTGCTGACGTTGAAAACGCCGGTGATATCGACGCTGGCGAAAGGTTATATCACCCTGTTTACCGGCACGCCGCTGCTGGTGCAGATCTTCCTGATCTACTACGGGCCCGGCCAGTTCAGCGCCATTCAGCAAATTCCCTGGTTATGGCACCTGCTGTCTCAGTCGTGGCTGTGCGCCATGATCGCCCTGGCGCTCAACAGCGCCGCCTATACCACCCAGCTGTTTTATGGCGCGGTAAAAGCCATTCCCGCCGGCCAGTGGCAGTCCTGCGCGGCGCTGGGCATGTCGCGGAAACAGACGCTGCGCATCCTGTTGCCCTTCGCCTTTAAACGCGCGCTTTCATCCTATTCGAATGAAGTGGTGCTGGTGTTTAAAAGCACCTCTCTGGCTTACACCATCACCCTGATGGAAGTCATGGGGTACAGCCAGTTGATGTACGGCCGCACTTACGACGTGATGGTTTTCGGCGCGGCGGGGATTATCTATCTCTGCGTCAACGGATTGCTGACCTTGCTGATGCGTCTGATTGAACGGCGCGCGCTGGCGTTTGAACGACGCAACTAGCCTTGAATATCCCAATAACATCCGCACAGACTGGAGTACGTAGATGAAAAAATTATTGCTCGCCGCCTTACTGGCCGGGATGACATGCGGCGCCATGGCCGCGGATACCATCCGCTTCGCCTCATCCGCAACCTATCCGCCGTTTGAATCGCTGGACGCCAATAACGACATCGTCGGTTTCGATATTGATCTGGCGAAAGCGCTGTGCAAGCAGATGCAGGCCACCTGCACTTTTAGCAATCAGGCTTTCGACAGCCTGATCCCCGCGCTGAAATTCCGCCGCTATGACGCGGTGATTTCAGGGATGGACATTACCCCCGAGCGCAGCAAGCAGGTGGCGTTTACCCAGCCCTACTATGCCAACTCGGCCGTGGTGATCGCCCAAAAAGGAAAATTCAGCGATTTCGCCGCGTTGCAGGGCAAACGCATCGGAATGGAGAACGGCACCACGCATCAAAAATATATGCATGACAAGCACCCGGAAGTGCGGACCGTCTCTTACGACAGCTATCAGAATGCGGTGCTGGATCTGAAAAATGGTCGTATTGACGGCGTGTTCGGCGATACCGCCGTGGTGAATGAGTGGATTAAAACCAACCCGGATTTGACAACGGTCGGCGAGCACGTGACCGATCGCGAATACTTCGGCACGGGGCTGGGCATCGCCGTTCGTCCCAACGACCAGGCCCTGCTGGAAAAGCTGAATAAGGCGCTGGACGCCATTAAAGCGGACGGCACCTATCAGGCCATCAACGATAAGTGGTTCCCGCAGTAAAACCGCCCCCTGCTTTACCCGCGCGGCGCTTAACGGCGCCGCGCAGTGCCTTAAACGTCGCGCTAATCGGCCGCGTCTTCTCTTTGCAATAGCGTCAACACTTCGTAATGCGCGGTATGCGGAAACATATCGAATAGCTGCACGCGCGCCACGCGATAGTTTTTCAACTTATCCAGATCCTGCGCCATGCTGGCGGCGTTACAGCTGGAGTAAAGAATATAGTGCGGCGCCATACGGCTCAGGTAGGCGCACAGCTCCGCGCCTATCCCGCGGCGCGGCGGATTCACCAGCACCAGATCCGGGATCTGCTCCCGGGCGGTGGCGAACTGCGTCGAATCCAGCGCCTGAAACTCCACCTGCGTCAATCCCAGCTGTGCGGCGGACAGGCGCGCGCAGGCGATGGCTTCGGCGCTGATCTCGATGCCGGTCAGCCGCATCTGCGGCGTGGCGCAGTGCAGGCCGAAGCCCCCCACGCCGCAGAACAGATCCCACATGCTGCGAATATCCAGCTCCGCCACCCAGGCGCGGGCCGCGGCATAGAGCGCGCCGGCCACCTGCGGGTTGGTCTGGAAAAAACTTTGCGGCCGGATGTACAGCGGCACCTGGTTGAACCGTTCCGCCAGCGTCGCCGCTTCGCTGAGGATGATTTCCGTTTTTCCTTCCATAATCGCCTGATGCACCGGCTGAATATTGGCTGAAATCACCTCAAGCCGGGGCAACTGCCGTTGCAGCCAGGGTAACGCCGCGCGCAGCTGGGCGAGCTTGGTTTCCGAACGCAGCACAAAGCGCAGCATAAAGGCGCCGCGCGAAACGCTTTCCGTCAGCAGCAGGTACTTTAACTCTCCGCGCCGGCGGGCGACGTTATAGGGGGTCAGCCCTGCCCTGGCGATAAATATTTTTAGCGCCGCAAATACCGGCGCGAAGCTATCCGGGTAGAGCGGGCAGTCACACAGATCGACCGCCGTCCCGTCACGATGCAACATCCCCAGCAGCGGCCGCTCAACGCTGCCGCTGACCACCATTTTCGCCTTGTTGCGAAACGCGGACGGCGCCGAAGGGCGAACCGGCAGCCATTGCTGAACCGCGCGTGAGCGGAGCAAATCGGCAAGGTGTTGCTGTTTGTCGGCCAACTGCTGTGGATAGCCTTTTCCCAGCCACTGGCAGGAACGGCAGGTTCCCGCGCTGTACTGCGCACAATGCATAGAGAGAATCTAACGATTAAGAGTGAAAACAGAATGGCGCGGATTGTACCACCGCCGCGCCGTTATTTCCGCCGCGGTAAAAAAATGTCGCTTGCGGCGGCCTAAAGGGCGAGTCTTATGGATGAAACGAGTAAAAAAACGTCGGGACCTGGGAAATCCCCAGAAATTGAAATATGTAACGCCGGAGAATATTTCGTGCGCGATAAAGCCGCCATTTCTTTGCTACATCGTAGCACGCGCCCGACGCAGGGTGGTTCAAACGCCACCACCCTACGGACCCGGGCTTGTGGCTGAAATCACGCCGCTAACGCGGTGCCTTCGGCGGTCGCCCCCTTTTCCGAACCGCCAGTGACGCGTTCCCGACGCGGCACTGGCTTGAGCAGCATCCATGCTGCTCATTCGCGGGGTCGTCCACCTCAGCGTAATTTCTTACGCCATAGGGTGAACGATGTAA comes from Brenneria nigrifluens DSM 30175 = ATCC 13028 and encodes:
- the hcr gene encoding NADH oxidoreductase → MTMPTPLCPNRMQVHSIIQETPDVWTIALINHDFYPYQPGQYALVSIADSPETLRAYTLSSSPGLSCFITLTVRRLDKGLGSRWLTQKLKPGDYLWLSDAQGEFTCARAAGERYLMMAAGCGVTPIMSMCRWLLANRPHSDLRVIFNVRNPQQVIFADEWRELARRYPDRLQLTLMAEEDAAPGFLAGRITYELLLELAPDIAGRTLMTCGPAPYMKQVEKFCRQCGVPAQRFFKEQFHVADGAPDDDGDQLTLTISRPWQKLRVPVGVSLLAALEANKAPVPAACRAGVCGSCKTRILSGDYHTDSTMTLTPEEIAQGYVLACSCRLQGDTVLA
- a CDS encoding N-acetylmuramoyl-L-alanine amidase, with product MTKCIAMLMLLLLAGCQSASSLKDFGRYKVDAAHRAQAQESRIRFLVIHYTAEDFPTSLSTLTDEHVSAHYLIPAHPPLDRGKPVVWQLVAESQAAWHAGASGWRGFTRLNNSSIGIELENAGYRRTLTGVKWTPFPAAQIAVLSDMARQIVERYGIAPQNVVAHSDIAPLRKQDPGPLFPWEQLARAGIGAWPEAERVRFHLDGRDPARPVDADRLLAKLVRYGYQVRDDMSARQKRQVIAAFQMHFRPRDYRGEADTQTEAIADALLEKYAAP
- a CDS encoding heavy metal-binding domain-containing protein; the encoded protein is MHLSTTPNLEGFTITEYCGVVTGEAILGANIFRDFFAGIRDIVGGRSGAYEKELRKARQIAFKELQQQAADLGANAVVGIDIDYETVGKDSSMLMVSVSGTAVKVGR
- the artP gene encoding arginine ABC transporter ATP-binding protein ArtP, whose protein sequence is MSIQLNGINCFYGAYQALFDITLTCPAGETLVLLGPSGAGKSSLLRVLNLLEMPSSGKLAIAGNQFDFAHAPGDAAIRELRQNVGIVFQQYNLWPHLTVAQNLIEAPCRVLGLNKDQAKARADKLLTRLRLNDFADRYPLHLSGGQQQRVAIARALMMEPQVLLFDEPTAALDPEITAQVVSIIHELTQTGITQVIVTHEVEFARKTASRVVYMENGRIVEQGDAAHFAQPRTSAFASYLSH
- the artJ gene encoding arginine ABC transporter substrate-binding protein, with the protein product MKKAIVALLFAGASVSAGAAETIRFATEASYPPFEFVDAGNNIQGFDIDLANALCKEIQATCTFSNQAFDSLIPGLKFRRFEAVIAGMDITPERQKQVAFTHPYYDNSALFIAHKGKIADVGALQGKRVGVQNGTTHQKYLMDKHSEITTVPYDSYQNAVLDLKNGRLDAVFGDTAVVNEWLKQNENLSAVGQPVTDKGYFGVGLGIAVRQNNDELLKKFNDALSKIKQDGTYQTIYQKWFQQ
- the artQ gene encoding arginine ABC transporter permease ArtQ, with protein sequence MIEFHPLAGAAGMTVGLAVCALALGLVLAMLFAIWEAARWKAVGWCGTALVTLLRGLPEILVVLFIYFGSSQLLLMLADGFTLNLYLVQIPVQADIEMFEVSPFLCGVIALALLYAAYASQTLRGALKAVPQGQWESGQALGLSKSAIFIRLIMPQMWRHALPGLGNQWLVLLKDTALVSLISVNDLMLQTKSIATRTQEPFTWYVIAAAIYLVITLFSQYVLKRIELRTTRFERRPS
- the artM gene encoding arginine ABC transporter permease ArtM, translated to MLAYLPELLKGLHTSLTLTVAALIVSLGLSLLLTVVLTLKTPVISTLAKGYITLFTGTPLLVQIFLIYYGPGQFSAIQQIPWLWHLLSQSWLCAMIALALNSAAYTTQLFYGAVKAIPAGQWQSCAALGMSRKQTLRILLPFAFKRALSSYSNEVVLVFKSTSLAYTITLMEVMGYSQLMYGRTYDVMVFGAAGIIYLCVNGLLTLLMRLIERRALAFERRN
- a CDS encoding arginine ABC transporter substrate-binding protein gives rise to the protein MKKLLLAALLAGMTCGAMAADTIRFASSATYPPFESLDANNDIVGFDIDLAKALCKQMQATCTFSNQAFDSLIPALKFRRYDAVISGMDITPERSKQVAFTQPYYANSAVVIAQKGKFSDFAALQGKRIGMENGTTHQKYMHDKHPEVRTVSYDSYQNAVLDLKNGRIDGVFGDTAVVNEWIKTNPDLTTVGEHVTDREYFGTGLGIAVRPNDQALLEKLNKALDAIKADGTYQAINDKWFPQ
- the rlmC gene encoding 23S rRNA (uracil(747)-C(5))-methyltransferase RlmC, translating into MHCAQYSAGTCRSCQWLGKGYPQQLADKQQHLADLLRSRAVQQWLPVRPSAPSAFRNKAKMVVSGSVERPLLGMLHRDGTAVDLCDCPLYPDSFAPVFAALKIFIARAGLTPYNVARRRGELKYLLLTESVSRGAFMLRFVLRSETKLAQLRAALPWLQRQLPRLEVISANIQPVHQAIMEGKTEIILSEAATLAERFNQVPLYIRPQSFFQTNPQVAGALYAAARAWVAELDIRSMWDLFCGVGGFGLHCATPQMRLTGIEISAEAIACARLSAAQLGLTQVEFQALDSTQFATAREQIPDLVLVNPPRRGIGAELCAYLSRMAPHYILYSSCNAASMAQDLDKLKNYRVARVQLFDMFPHTAHYEVLTLLQREDAAD